AATGTGCGGTAATTCAACACAGAAAGGCATGCAGGCTACTCCCTCATAATGAGGTCTTACGAAAGCAACCTATTTTGTGACTGGCGTACACAATCATTATTTAGTGTAATAGACAACTTCTTTATCAGAGTGaatcttttttaattaagaGTAGAATTGTGCCTTTGCACACAGAGCAGACTCTTTTCAGTATGAAATGGCCccatttttgatattttgtatatttttgatTTTGCACATGTCAGTAATGGAAATGAAATTAATATATTTGTTCACATTTTCTAACAGTTGATGATATTAATTCTGCTTGACAGTATTGTTGCAGGATGCACTTTGACTCCGTACTTTACGATACTCTGCACAGCAAATGCAGCAAACGTTGGAACAAAATCGGTGCAAAAATCAGTACACAGTGTGCCACCACCATTGATGTTCTGTGATTGTAATGTTTCAAACATTATCAGTGTTGCTGTTAATGGCTGATatttgaaattataaattattttatgACTGAGAACAGGAGGGGGGGGTTAACACTTttcaaaatgactttaaagaatctaaaatactttaataaaacaaaggaaTTTCAATTATGTTTTGGTATGATTAGAATTTGCTGATATGTGTTGGTGCTTTAGATTTGAAGCTAAGATCTGTAATCATACTGCAGTTAATCATCTGATGCTTAAACTTAGTAGGTCTTTTTGATTTGTATCCATCCATAAAATCATTCCTAAGACTAAATGTAATCACTCTAAAGGTGTGTACTGAACGTTGTTTTGAAGCTGCAGGTCTGTGTTAGaagtcaacaaaataaaaatggtaaTGTAAAACATCAAATCAGAAAAGTATTGCCTTTAAATTATTCTTTTCTTGTGGTACCATAGTCCCAATCTTAAACAGTCTTTAATCCCTTGATCTATAACCGCCGTCAAACTGAGGCTGTGTTCTCGCTTTGCTCGCTCTCACTAGCTCACAACCCgctaaatatttccaaaagaGAACATGCTGCTCATTCTCCACTGACAGGTTGGTGATCATGAGGCCAATGATTGGTATCTTTATTAGGAGGATCCCAACCCCAGGGCCATGACAAGGGCAACTTATCTCACCTACAGCAATCACAGGAGGAATGGCAGGTCAGAGCAGAACTAGTTTAGCCTGACTAACTAGTGTTTTTGATCTCCTCATTGTCAGTTGACTCTTATTTTTCTGCTGTCAAATGTCTTCATTTAGGAATTAGCTGCTCTTTCAGTAGGAACACTTCAAATAGGGCACAGTGTACCCATTCGATCAATGAAGAGTTAAGAGTAAATCAATCAATGAAGGTGTCAGTGGCACAGGTAATTTGATAAAGTTAAAATCACACAGAGCAAACGCTACATACAGTACTGTATGTCAATTATATATGGGAGCAAAGTGACTTGGAACAAAATGGCAAACCTTGAAGGAAACTACACCCTCTGATAAATATACTTGTTGGAGCCATGGATGGATATAATTGTATTTGTAGTATTTATTTAAGGCTGAGGTAGTCTGTTATATATTGGTGTTTtgggttattgattattatatcatttattagGATTACATTGAGTAGGGGGATGTCAGGTCACATGGGTATGGGTGGAGATGTAttgatttaactcacctgttcaccttttGTTCTCAGTGGAAGAGAGAGGGTGAGCTGGGTTGACGTATTTTTTGTTGACCGCTATTGTTTCTGGTTCACTGTGATTTTGAGTTAATGCACGTTATCATACGGTaagttgattatcttttttttgttgataaaaaagtcaaacttatttTACGTATCACAGTATTCTTTTGAAAGCGCGTCGGACAAAGATATTAGGCCCAACCTCAGCCTCTCAGCGGCTTCATCTTCAGGAAAGCCGCTATAATACTGTAGCAGGCTTCTATGTCATCGGACTGATAGCCACATCTCAAGTGTTTGCTTCAAGTACAGTCCAAATGGAACCAAaataaatactattttatattgtATAAAAAGCATTCCTTTTTAATTATtgtagagcagtggttctcatgacccaaatttctgatatttttcaaccaaccAGATTCACGTTTGAACCTGTAACGTTCAAAGATGTAAAGCCAAAAACTGAAccaaacaaacttcacagactttgtgacaaacatttttttctcccaggCGTGCGTTCAGgacccactgaaaacatctTCATGCCCCACTTTCGTATCCTGACCCACcatttgagaaccactgttctcTAGAGTTTGTTAAAGTCGGACTAAAATGACAGCAGAGGAAAGAGATTGATACCAATCCATTTTAATTTAGAAACAGTTACATGAGGTCACAGTTCTGTTACATGTCCAAGTAGTGCAGCACAGGGCAACATTATGCAAATCATGGTGTTGATAAATAATGGTGTTCACTGACAAGTCAATCCTTCATTACACCAAGTGTACATAGATCAGTTAAAATTCTGAATTTGGATAGATGATTCTTTAcaggttatatatatatatatatatatatatatatatatagctggAATAATACAGGAGACCAACTCATCTGTCTTCCCATGAAATATCTTTTTAAGTAATCAGGTTGACATTAAgaatatttaaagctacagtggATAGCAGCAAAGTTCTGGTGGCTTTGAGGCTCAGGTTTGCTGGGATGCTAGAGACCTCCTGCAGACTGAACTGAGGGCACTTACAATAAATAATTCAGTACGTGATTGGATAAAAAGAAAGATAGAACATACAGGCAAACAGCTAAATTCTCCTTCCATGGCTCTAATGCCTCCCCAGAGTAAGGCCCAGAGCCATCAGCACCAGAGAGTAGCACGCCTTGGAGGAAGAGCTAGTGGTCTCTCTGGCCTGTGTGGTGACCTCTTGTGCTGGCTGGATGCCTCTGAAGACATTCAGCATTACCTGTGATTCATTGTTCCCGATACGTGGCAATTCGCTGAAGAGGTTTATCTAGAGAGGAGATAATGGACCAGTTATCTGCATGAAGCAATGCAAGAACATATTTATCACAACCAGCCTGGctttagaaagaaaaagaagaaacttaCAATTTCACTGCTGACTTTGATTGGATCCTTAAACACGGTCCAAACTACAGCTTCATTGCAGTTAGGTGTGGTCAAGGAGCCGAGGTAACGGTAGTAACTGTCGAGATTCACGCCAAACAGGAGATCATTTATTGAAAAGCCGGGTATAATCGAAACCTCTTCACCTGAGGGAAGAAACAAAAACCTGTAAAGGGGCTGTAGCTGGCAGGTTTGAttacagcaaaaagaaaaagggaatcACATCTCCTCACCTTGGTTTCGGATGCTGCTAAGGTAGGAGCTCAAGTTTCTCCAGCTTTCAGGTTGCCCGGGTGAATTGCCCACCTGTAAGGTTCACTCATTTGTTTAATCGGCTCaaagtggaaataaatacaaatatttccgCAGTGGAACTACTCCATCGAGAAATGAAACTAAAAGGGCAGCACCCTATAAAACTTAGATAAGAGATGGCTGTTTTTGATGAATCAttacatgaacacatttttctcaCCTCAATGAAGAAACCAAGAGCAGCCAGTCCTTTAGGGTCTGCAACAGCCAGAGTTGTGTTCCCATTGAAGGATGCCCCAATGTTTACAATGTGCATCTGGGGGAATATAAAAAGGACAGACTTAATTTTCTCACAATTCTCACAACTGTAATTTGTAGCTCAGTATAAGTCAAAAACTATGCACTCAACCTCCATGGGGTAGCGCTTGCCATTCACAGTGTGTTCAGAGCCAGGGATGGAGGTGCCATTACCCCAGTGCAAGTGGAACTGCAGGCTTTCGAAGGTCTGGGGCAGATCTCCCCCTGAGACCGTTAGACCACTGTTGAGGATGACTTTGACTGGAAGAGGGTAAAAAGAGGataaatggtttaaaaaaaaaaaaaaaaagttgtctttAAACGCTATTTGCAACAAATTGCATTTGCAAAGCTGCAAGAATAAGCAgcgaaaacctttttttttttaatttataaaaattTTACAACATATTTGCCCCACCCCTAACAAGCCAAATTACATCAACTCAGTTTAAGTGAGTCTCTGTCCACACACACCCTCTACTTACTTGTCTTTCCTGTGTTTTCGATCTTACTCATGGCGGTGGTGCTGTCGAAGTTGACGAAGTTGAACGCAGACAGGTTGGAGTTCTCTTTGACATCAGATGTGACAATGTCAATAGGCGACTGTCGCGTGCCATTGCAGAATTGAGTAGCAATGGTCGGCCAGGTAGTGTAACCTATAAAAATCAGACAATGGTGTGTCAgcaggatgaagaggagcagTTAAAGTTGTGTGTGATGATATAGGGACAGGGATAAAGATTAGCCTACTCACTGCATTGTGGGAGGTGATAACACCATgctggaggaagaagaaaaatacaccAATTTACTCACTTATAGTTAAGATATATAGCCTAACTTTTACaataatagtttaaaaaaaaaaatacctacCAACAGAATCTGAGGCACAATGGGCGCTGGATACCAGGGCGCACACAGCCAGCACAGCAACAAGCCACTTCATCTAAATATGTAGAACACCAGCAAGTCATACATCCATTTTttataactaaaaaaaacaacaaatgaacaaacatgtTGAGTAGCCTATGTTGCCAAATGTTCGCACTGAAGATAATAGCAACAAACAAATCCActcaatttatttttaaggtgtgcaaaaactaaattaaatgcAACCAATTTACCAATTAGGCAGACTTTTAAATTACAGGTCACTAACTGGTCCTTGtttcccctgttttttttttttgtttttttttagaaaatgccGTTATTATTTAAGCATATTCTGTTTGTAGTCGTTCCTTACGCAGCTGAATCCATTTAACCTGAGGTGTTGTAGAAGTTGCAGAAAATACAACTATTTAGCACGCAGTGATAATAAACAGATTGCAAAGTAAGgtacaatgaataaaataaacaaccgAAATATAGCCCACCTCTAATAATCATCTATGTTAAACCATTTCGGCCGCGAATGAGAGTCACCAGTCTACGCATTAGTGCATTGTAAAAAGAGCCAGTGTCTTACCTTTGACGCACCTGTCTTTCCTCTCAATCTACTGACTACTGTGGAGACTCCCCCAGCCGCTTTTTATGCGCTCAACCCCTTCAGCATCTGCTGCGAAACCGCCTCTACCAGACATCGAGGGAAGTTTTTATCTCACTGCAAGAATGTTCCTAAAGTGATGAGATCTACTGATAGTATGTTTAGAATCCTCTAAAAAGTACTCCGGTACCTCATTGAGAACacgttttctgtgtgtgtgtgtgtgtgtgtgtgtgtgtgtgtgtgtgtgtgtgtgtgtgtgtgtgtgtgtgtgtgtgtgtgtgtgtgtgtgtgtgtgtgtgcgcacaaaTTTGTGAGGGCTGGAGATGTGTATGTGATTGTATTTTGGTATTACAGTGTTCTGAAAAGAAAATTAATTAAGTCAATTCTTTGTGAACATCCAACTTCGATTGGGACATCACTAAGGTATCACCTCTATATGGTTTAGGCACTTGTAATTGTGGCAgtgatgatgtttaaaaatcaaTCTCAATGAATATTTATTAGTCTGCACTTTCCATCATGCTTACACTCTGAGGTGTTTTAGGGTGTAATGTCTATTGTAACGAAAGGCAGGGCACTTGATATTGATAgaacaacatttaaagtgacTCTATACTTGAGGGGAAATATCTGTGGAGCAGGAatatagaacaaaaaaaaaatagactagAATCTTGATCAGtgaacctttttttattcttcactcctcccttttcttttcagtcATCTGTGAAGATACTGCAGGTTCAGGATTCCTGACTGATTAATAATGACATGTCAAAATTGAATTTATTGTTCTCCCACATCCTGCATACGTCTGACCTCGCCCTGCACACAAATGCTTTTCTTAGAACTGAATCTATAAAACAGCCTTAGGGACAGGTCCTCTTCAAATAGCAAAAAGGAGTAGGTTAAGTGCTTTGGGGCCATTAACACATTCAATTCCTAAAAAATGTAGAGgtgataaagataaagataaagacaaactttattgatccctcatcggggacatttttgttttttaacaaaaacaatacatgattaaaagtaaatgtaaaaGAATTTGAATTCACGGCTATATGGCATTAAGCTTCTGTCTATGAATGTCTACTCATTTTTCTACGCGTTAAAGAGCATACGTAGATTTTGTTTATTAGATCACAAAGATTATAAGCTCTCATTAttatttatgtcatttaaaGTTGTGTCACTTTTATTGTGATACATCAACAAACTTGCATGATGGCAGCATATAGTTTCAATCAGGAAAGACTTCATTAAGAATgaacaatcatttatttaacaatttaggaaataaatgtgcaaagtctttggggatAAGACTCCATCACGCAGACTTCATGCACTCGGAGGGGTAATGATgctgacagcaggataggatacccccctatggagtctagaccctggtggtggtagTGATAGAAGAATGCTGGATGTGATGAGAAGTGtgtttctgaggctgtatctgaactctgctgagctggaatggtgGTGACTGGGGCGGAGCAATCGCAttgaaatgacaaaaatgactgtggaagagagagaacaggttttaaaattGGACTGCGGCAGAATGATttgttgagagaggttgtggcagaGTCGGGTCTGTGTCATTAGAGTAAACTCCCCAACTCAGCTGAGCCCCAGAGCAGGGAGATGGTGGaagtggtgaagagggagtggCTAAATTGAATGAAGAAATTGAATAAATATGCAAGAGAATATATAACCATAAGGTGGGAGAAAGTCATTTCTTTGCAAGTCACAAGTCTTTGGTCTCAAGTCCCGAGTCAAGTCCCAAGTAATGACAGGCAAGTCTCAAGTCGAGTCACAAGGCCTAACCTTTGAATATCGAGTCCTAAACAAGTCATTAGATCTCTTCACCAAATGAAACACCATTTTAACAGAGTAATAATCTGTTACCAAATGTAACAGATtatgaggtgttttttttttttttttccaccccaATGACCAATGTGAAACACCCAGAAAATACTTTTCTCTACAAATCCAACCTAGCAGCTGGCTCATTGACACGGCCAGACCTGGTCGTAAACGTTGTCTACCGGCCGTAGAGCAGGAAGATGGGGAGGCAgttgctcagtctgtagggacttgggttgggaatcggagggtcgccggttcaagtccggaagttggtctggtagctggagaggtgccagtccacttcctgagcactgccgaggtgcccttgagcaaggcaccaaaccctaaaactgctctggagcgctcgctgtgggcagccccctcactctgagacctctccattaaagcattgtgcatgtgtgtgttcatgttcattagacagagtgtaaaatttaatttcccctcgcgggataaataaaggataaattataaTTATAAGATGCCTGGCACAATGTTGTTGTAATAGAAGGCTTGTTGTGTCTTCTCACTAGCATCCTTTTGCTTAACAGTCTTTCTGTTGGGCCATTTGGGCCACAGATTTTTCTCAAGTGTAGGGAGTGTCGTTCGGATCTTTCTCCCCATCAGCAGTTCCTCTGGGAATCCTCAGGGAGTTGAACAATAGCCCATGAGGGCTATCAGCGGATCTTCCTGCTGGAGGattctctctgcagtctgcactgcTCTTTTTGCATGACCGTTTCCTTAGGGGTGGTGAGGACTAGACGTGATGTGTCTGAAGTCTAGCTGTTTTGCCAGCTCCCGGAATGCTGCACTGGAGAATTGAGGTCCATTGTCACTCACCACCTCGTCCGGAATCCCAAACCTAGCGAAGGTTGTTTTCAGTCTCTGAATAACCTGAGCGCTGGTCAATGTCGGTAGGTGTAGTACTTCTAAGTAACGTGAATAGTAATCAGTTATCACAAGATAACCATGCTTGTTGTGTCCACAGAGGT
The genomic region above belongs to Labrus bergylta chromosome 21, fLabBer1.1, whole genome shotgun sequence and contains:
- the ca15b gene encoding carbonic anhydrase XVb, with translation MKWLVAVLAVCALVSSAHCASDSVAWCYHLPQCSYTTWPTIATQFCNGTRQSPIDIVTSDVKENSNLSAFNFVNFDSTTAMSKIENTGKTIKVILNSGLTVSGGDLPQTFESLQFHLHWGNGTSIPGSEHTVNGKRYPMEMHIVNIGASFNGNTTLAVADPKGLAALGFFIEVGNSPGQPESWRNLSSYLSSIRNQGEEVSIIPGFSINDLLFGVNLDSYYRYLGSLTTPNCNEAVVWTVFKDPIKVSSEIINLFSELPRIGNNESQVMLNVFRGIQPAQEVTTQARETTSSSSKACYSLVLMALGLTLGRH